A single region of the Lycium barbarum isolate Lr01 chromosome 2, ASM1917538v2, whole genome shotgun sequence genome encodes:
- the LOC132628247 gene encoding protein CUP-SHAPED COTYLEDON 3 has protein sequence MLAMEEIMCELNREDMNEQGLPPGFRFHPTDEELITFYLASKVFNGTFCGIQIAEVDLNRCEPWELPEMAKMGEREWYFFSLRDRKYPTGLRTNRATGAGYWKATGKDREVYSATNGALLGMKKTLVFYKGRAPRGEKTKWVMHEYRLDGDFSYRYSSKEEWVICRILHKVGEKKNPIYQAAGQNYGYPTLKTWSSASSTFHNTALNSPLVEITPNPKTASTLWQQESQNSVQSLHNLYLFHHHENDLMKSLFMNPPINNNNVSQTNLFPMNNGTTPAFSSTINSAATTKRYKDDKQEVLDTNKNSSPSSNMLFINQQICASSKKNETLLKTEGYFSPYDQNPMPNAFGMNSDWSLVGIEGMMACSSQLDHQMDCPIKVAAESWPLDL, from the exons ATGTTGGCAATGGAAGAAATAATGTGTGAACTGAATAGAGAGGACATGAATGAACAAGGCCTTCCACCAGGTTTTAGGTTTCATCCTACTGATGAAGAGCTTATCACTTTCTACTTAGCCTCCAAGGTTTTCAACGGCACCTTTTGTGGTATTCAAATTGCTGAAGTTGATCTCAACAGATGCGAGCCCTGGGAACTTCCAG AAATGGCAAAGATGGGGGAGAGAGAGTGGTACTTTTTTAGCTTGAGAGACAGAAAATACCCAACCGGGTTAAGAACAAACCGGGCAACAGGAGCGGGTTACTGGAAAGCAACAGGGAAAGACAGGGAAGTGTACAGTGCAACAAATGGAGCACTCCTTGGGATGAAGAAAACACTTGTTTTTTACAAAGGAAGAGCTCCAAGGGGTGAGAAAACTAAGTGGGTCATGCATGAATATCGTCTTGATGGTGATTTCTCTTACCGTTACTCTTCTAAg GAGGAATGGGTGATATGCAGAATACTTCACAAAGTAGGGGAGAAGAAAAATCCAATATATCAAGCTGCTGGACAAAACTATGGGTACCCCACTTTAAAAACATGGTCATCAGCATCCTCAACTTTTCATAACACAGCACTGAATTCGCCTTTAGTTGAAATAACACCAAATCCAAAAACAGCCTCAACATTATGGCAACAAGAATCACAAAACTCAGTGCAATCACTGCACAACCTTTATCTATTTCACCACCATGAAAACGACCTCATGAAATCCCTCTTTATGAATCCCcccattaataataataatgtttcCCAAACAAACCTCTTCCCAATGAATAATGGTACTACTCCTGCATTTTCCTCCACCATAAATTCTGCAGCTACTACCAAAAGATACAAAGATGACAAACAAGAAGTACTAGACACAAATAAAAACTCGTCTCCATCATCCAACATGCTTTTCATCAATCAACAAATCTGTGCTTCTTCAAAGAAAAATGAAACATTATTGAAAACAGAAGGCTACTTTTCTCCATATGATCAAAACCCTATGCCTAATGCTTTTGGGATGAATTCGGATTGGAGTTTAGTGGGCATAGAAGGAATGATGGCTTGTAGTAGTCAGTTGGATCATCAAATGGATTGTCCCATCAAAGTTGCTGCAGAATCTTGGCCTCTCGATCTCTAA
- the LOC132628248 gene encoding cysteine protease XCP1-like translates to MAFFSLSKLSLLLLFSVSLLACTSLARDHSIVGYSSDDLTCIDKLINLFEKWMDKHGKIYKSIEEKLHRFEIFKENLKHIDERNKIVTNYWLGLNEFSDLNHDEFKKMYLGLKVDQDLLNKREQSQEEFAYRDFVDLPKSVDWRKKGAVTPVKNQGQCGSCWAFSTVAAVEGINQIKTGNLTSLSEQELIDCDTTYNNGCNGGLMDYAFQFIISNGGLHKEDDYPYLMEEGTCDEKRDESEVVTIDGYRDVPANDEQSLLKALANQPLSVAIEASTRDFQFYSGGVFDGHCGTDLDHGVSAVGYGSTKGADYIIVKNSWGAKWGEKGFIRMKRNTGKPEGLCGINKLVSFPVKKK, encoded by the exons ATGGCCTTTTTCTCCTTGTCGAAATTGTCActtcttcttttattttcagTTTCCCTCCTGGCCTGCACCTCATTGGCTCGCGATCATTCAATTGTGGGATACTCCTCTGATGACTTGACTTGCATCGATAAGCTCATCAATCTTTTCGAAAAATGGATGGATAAACATGGAAAGATTTATAAGAGCATTGAAGAGAAGCTGCATAGGTTTGAGATTTTCAAGGAAAATTTGAAGCATATTGATGAGAGGAATAAGATTGTTACCAACTATTGGCTTGGACTAAACGAATTTTCTGATTTGAACCATGATGAGTTCAAGAAAATGTATTTGGGACTCAAAGTTGATCAAGATTTGCTTAACAAAAGAGAACAGTCTCAAGAAGAATTTGCCTATAGAGATTTTGTCGATCTGCCGAAGTCTGTTGATTGGAGGAAAAAAGGTGCTGTTACTCCTGTCAAGAACCAGGGTCAATGTG GTAGTTGTTGGGCATTTTCAACTGTGGCGGCAGTAGAGGGAATAAACCAAATAAAGACAGGGAATTTGACATCCTTGTCGGAACAAGAGCTGATAGATTGTGACACAACTTACAACAATGGTTGCAATGGTGGCCTAATGGACTATGCTTTTCAATTCATCATCTCTAATGGTGGTCTTCACAAGGAGGATGATTATCCTTACCTCATGGAAGAAGGCACTTGTGATGAAAAAAGA GATGAGTCCGAGGTAGTGACCATTGATGGTTACCGTGATGTGCCAGCCAATGATGAGCAAAGTCTATTGAAAGCACTTGCAAACCAACCTTTGAGTGTGGCCATTGAGGCCTCTACAAGAGATTTCCAGTTCTACAGTGGG GGTGTGTTTGATGGGCATTGTGGAACAGATCTTGATCATGGAGTGTCAGCAGTTGGATATGGATCCACAAAAGGAGCAGATTACATCATTGTCAAGAATTCTTGGGGGGCCAAATGGGGagaaaagggcttcattaggATGAAGAGAAACACAGGCAAGCCTGAAGGCCTTTGTGGTATTAATAAACTGGTCTCTTTCCCCGTCAAAAAGAAGTGA
- the LOC132628246 gene encoding probable inorganic phosphate transporter 1-9: MALKVLTALDSAKTQYYHFKAIIIAGMGLFTDAYDLFCIPPIMKLIGRIYYGSPRDPNKLYQVPQAVTTAMVVTALLGTVIGQLLFGRLGDLIGRRKVYGFALMIMVLSSFGCGHSICTSRTCVLLSLGFFRFLLGVGIGGDYPLSATIMSEFANKKTRGAFIAGVFSMQGFGILASSTVTMIVCSIFNRVYGGNTETPHGADLAWRIILMIGAVPAGFTYYWRMMMPETARYTALVERNVSQAAKDIGKVLDISASQITEEFYTASQNSPPSNYSLFSKTFIHSHGLDLFACSISWFLLDIVFYSSNLFQSQIYKRYLSDKHKVNAFQEAFEVARLQAIIAICSTIPGYFAAMYFIDRLGRVKIQIIGFFFMAISLLAMGIPYYSYWNNNTNVGFMLLYGLTFFFSNFGPNTTTFIVPAELFPARFRATCHGISGAIGKLGAIIGSVGFLWASHYKKDGYSEGIGMTASLILLAGVCLVGMITTYFFTRETMGKSLEENEIISNVCRQNETVGGTV, from the exons ATGGCACTCAAAGTCCTTACTGCCCTTGACTCAGCAAAAACACAATACTATCACTTCAAGGCAATAATCATCGCGGGTATGGGCTTGTTCACTGATGCATACGACCTCTTTTGTATCCCTCCGATCATGAAACTCATCGGTCGAATCTACTACGGATCCCCAAGAGACCCTAACAAACTTTACCAGGTCCCACAGGCCGTCACAACTGCTATGGTTGTGACGGCCCTTTTAGGGACCGTTATCGGTCAACTACTTTTCGGCCGATTAGGTGATCTAATCGGCCGACGCAAAGTCTACGGCTTTGCTTTGATGATCATGGTGTTGAGCTCATTCGGATGTGGACACTCAATATGCACGTCTAGGACTTGTGTTTTACTAAGTCTTGGATTTTTTAGGTTCTTGTTAGGGGTTGGTATTGGTGGGGATTATCCTTTGTCAGCCACAATTATGTCTGAATTTGCTAATAAGAAAACGAGGGGTGCGTTTATTGCTGGGGTTTTCTCAATGCAGGGATTTGGGATCCTTGCTAGTTCAACTGTCACTATGATTGTTTGTTCAATTTTTAATCGTGTTTATGGAGGAAATACTGAGACACCTCATGGTGCTGATTTGGCTTGGAGGATTATACTTATGATTGGGGCTGTTCCTGCTGGGTTCACTTATTATTGGCGCATGATGATGCCTGAGACCGCCAG GTATACGGCTTTGGTAGAAAGAAATGTTTCTCAAGCAGCCAAAGACATTGGAAAAGTACTCGATATTTCAGCGAGTCAAATCACCGAGGAATTTTATACTGCTTCACAAAATTCACCACCCTCTAATTATTCCCTTTTCTCCAAAACATTCATCCATAGCCATGGACTTGATCTGTTTGCTTGTTCAATTTCATGGTTTCTACTTGATATTGTTTTCTACAGCAGCAATCTTTTTCAATCCCAAATATACAAAAGATATTTAAGTGATAAGCACAAAGTCAATGCTTTTCAAGAAGCTTTTGAAGTTGCAAGACTCCAGGCTATTATTGCAATTTGTTCAACAATTCCTGGCTATTTTGCAGCAATGTACTTCATTGACCGATTAGGGAGAGTCAAAATCCAAATTATCGGATTTTTCTTCATGGCAATTAGCTTATTAGCAATGGGAATTCCCTATTACTCATATTGGAATAATAACACCAATGTGGGGTTTATGCTTTTGTATGGACTAACGTTTTTCTTCTCGAATTTCGGTCCGAACACGACTACTTTCATAGTTCCCGCGGAACTTTTTCCTGCTCGCTTCAGAGCAACATGTCATGGGATTTCTGGAGCTATCGGAAAATTGGGCGCGATAATTGGATCGGTTGGATTTTTATGGGCTTCTCATTATAAAAAAGATGGATATAGTGAAGGGATTGGAATGACAGCGTCGTTAATACTACTAGCTGGAGTCTGTCTAGTTGGAATGATCACTACATATTTTTTCACTCGTGAGACTATGGGAAAATCACTtgaagaaaatgaaattatttctAATGTATGTCGTCAAAATGAAACTGTTGGTGGTACGGTTTGA
- the LOC132628249 gene encoding increased DNA methylation 3, with product MNSEEYSKSHTKPVITLTGTAEKCAVGPPLGLVDIGESENAYLFRVALPGVRHKCNIKCDIQREGRVRIEGVVAESEVLKKSPKGYEMKVQQLSPPGPFTVSFSLPGPVDPRLCSPHFRADGILEVIVMKYRIPLVSAEGLPENWYNGSFPAP from the exons ATGAATTCAGAAGAATATTCAAAGTCTCATACTAAACCAGTTATCACTCTAACTGGGACTGCTGAAAAATGTGCAGTTGGACCGCCTCTTGGTTTGGTTGACATAGGCGAAAGTGAAAATGCATATCTTTTTCGTGTTGCACTTCCTGGTGTAAGACATAAAT GTAATATAAAATGTGACATACAGAGAGAAGGGAGAGTCCGGATAGAAGGTGTGGTTGCAGAGAGTGAGGTTTTGAAAAAGTCACCCAAGGGTTATGAGATGAAAGTTCAGCAGCTTTCTCCTCCTGGTCCTTTTACTGTATCGTTCAGTTTGCCAGGACCTGTTGATCCCAGACTATGTTCCCCACATTTTAGAGCAGATGGCATTCTGGAAGTCATTGTAATGAAATACCGGATACCTCTTGTTTCAGCTGAAGGTTTGCCTGAGAATTGGTACAATGGCTCTTTCCCAGCTCCTTGA